ATTTGGGATGCGGTGACCGGCGCGCCCGAGCCCCTGGCGGCCTTGCCGGTCCCGCTGGTGCAGGCGGCAGCCAATCCGACCGTCTTCGACGAGATGAAGGTCATCGAGCTGCGCTGCGCGCATTGCGGTGGCGAGCTGGTGACGGGTCAGCGCGCGGTCGTCTTGCCCTGCCGTGACTGCCACACCTCCTGGGTCGCGGGACGGCAGGGCCTTCAGCCCTTCGGCGCCCACTTCGCGCGGCCCCAGCTCGCGGCGCCGTCGGCGGGGGCCAAGTTGCGCTGGCTGCCCTTCTGGGAGGTCGCCGTGCGCGTGCAGTACTGCGGCCGGTTGGCGCGCCGCGCCGGGGACCTACGCGCTGTGCTCGAGGTGCGCCTGCCTCCTGGCCCGCGCGGGCGGCTCCCCGCGCCGGATGCTCCGCTGACCTACTTCGCGCCGGCCTACGGCAGCCTGCGGGCGGGTCGGCTCGACGTCGTGGCCCGCGACATGACGCGACTGCAGCCAGTGCTCGAGGTAGGGCCCTTTCGGGAGGGCCAGCTCATGGGTTCGTTCTTCGGGCCCGAGGACGCGCATGCCCTCGGCTACGTCTCGTGGATCGGGTTGCTACCGGGCGCCGTGACGCATCGCCTGCGCTCGCTCCGCTTGGTCTTCGAGCAGACGCAGCTCTGGTACGTCCCCTTCGCCGAGCAGGGCAGAGAGCTGATCAACCTGCTGACAGGCGGCCGCTACGACAGTGCGTGCTTTCTCCGCGGTGCGTCATGAACTGCTCGGTTTGCAGCCAGTGGAATCGGGAGAGCCAGGGTTGCTGTGTCTTCTGCAACAACGATCTCGGCCCCGGACCGGCCGCGCTCGATCGCACGGCGTCGGGCAAGCAGCCCCGCCGCCTGACGGCGATCCTGCGCCTGCCTCACCCGCCACCGCTGCGCGGCTCAGCCGTGCGCATCGAGCTGTGGCGCGGGCTGCGCGAGTGGCGCAATGCACCGCTCGATCGGCAGGCGTGGGGTCCCCTGCTCGTGGTCGTCGGCGTCCTAATGATCCTGGCCGGCCTGCTGGTGCGCTGCTGATCGCCGCGCGGGCGCGGGCGCGCCGGGGCTGGCCGCGGACGTACAGCGCACTTCCTCGCTGGGGAGACCGCGCGCCGCCGGTAGCTCGAAGGCGCGCGCTGGCAGCACCAGGTTCGCTTCCCGCGCCCGAAACGAGAGGGCGACGGTGGTTCCCCGTGGGGGTTGTTCGACCTTGATCAGCGCCGGCAAACGCAGGCCATCCTGCTCTTGTGGCTCCGCGAAGCTCAGGCGCAGGAGCAGGCGCCCTCGGCTGTCGAAGATCGAGCTCTGCTCGACGTCCCAGTCGTTGCGATTGCGCCGCAGCGCGATCGTCTGGGTCAGCGTCGCGCCGTAGAGCGTCAGCTCCTCGCGTGCCGCGCGCGAGCTCCAGCGCAGCGTGCGGCGCTGGTGGGCGATCACCGGGGTGCTCCCGGCCAGCACGCGCTGGAGCGCCGCAGGCTCGAGCGCGACCCCGATGATGCGCGCCAGGTTGCAAGGCGAGGCCGGTCCAAAATAGTGGCGGTTGGTACGGGCGTCGCGCAGCGCGAAGCGGCCGTCGCGGCAGATCCAGGTGGCCAGCGTGTTGTCGAAGGGCGAAATGAGGTCGAAACGCAGGCGCCCCACGGGAGCCGCGAGCAGGCGCAGCGTCGTCTTCAGCGCCTCGCCGGCGCTCTCCCAAAGCACGCGGGCCTCGGCACGCACGGTACGGAGCCCGAGCGCGCGCTGCTCGAGCGCCCGCAGGATCTCCGTCGCCGGCGGCGCTGGGTAGGGCCGGCCGAGCGGCAGGCAGCCGCCGAGGTGCAGCAGCACGAGCAGCCATGCCATCGCGAGTGAAGGGGTCGGCGCCGCGCCGCGGCGCTGCGCCGCGCTCTCGCCCGCGCGCGGGCGGCACCTCGCGAGGACCAACAGTTCCCGCTGGGCGAGAGGCGGAGCGCTCGCGCCGCGCGGAGCCCCGCGGTCGGCTCTCGATGGTTCGGGCGCTCGCAGAGGCATTTGACCTGGTTCCGTCACCGTCGTGCACCTGAAATCGCGACCCGCGCGCACCGCACCCTCCGAGGGTCGTCTGCGGCGAGCGAAGGCATCGTGACACAGCGGTAAGCCCCGGGCGAGCGGCTGCTCGAGCCGCGTGCTTGCGCAGCGCGCTGGGCCCGACAGGTCCATCACCCAATGGGCCCGTCAATTTGACGATGGCGCGATTCCGCGCGAGACCACTGGCGGGCGGCGCGGGCGGCGGCGAACCGCAACGCGGGGAAGCGGAGGCTGCGTGGTGGGATGTCACTGAGGGTCCTGATCGTCGACGACGAGCCGGTGCAGCGCGAGGCGCTGCGTAGCTACCTGCTGCGCGCGCGTGCGCTCGCCGCGTTCGCGCTGCAGATCGATGAGGCTGCCGACGGCGCTGCAGGCCTCGCGTGCTTTCGGGCGTCGCCCTTCGACGTCGTGATCGTCGACCTGCTGCTGCCCAAGCTGGACGGCGCGGCGCTCTGCCGGGCCCTGCGGCGGGAGCCCAAGGGAGCCGACGCTGTCGTGCTCGCCATCAGCGGCGTTTACCGCGACGCGCCCACCTCGCGTCGCCTTTGGGACGACGCGCAGGTCGAGCTGCTGAGCAAGCCGCTCGATTTCGACCGCTTCGCGGGGCGCTTGCTGGCCCTGTTGGGCCGGCGGAAAGAGAGCGATCCAGAAGGCGCGCGGCGGTGGTTGCGCCCCAGCGCGCAGGCGGAGGCACTTCCCGCACCCGGCCCCGCCGCTGGCGAGCCGCTCGCAATGGTCGCTGCGCCGACCCCGCTGCCGACGGCTGCCGACCCAACGCTGCCCGCGGCGCGCGCGGAGCCGGCCCCTGCGCCGGTTGCGCAGTCTGTGCTGGTATCCAGGAGCCCCGCTGCGGGGCGCGCGACCGCGATCGTGTTGGGGCGCGCCTGGTCCGGGGAGCTCGGCGCTGTCGAGCTCTCGGCAGTGCTCGTGACGGCGGCCGAACAACGGGCCACGGGGGTGCTGACGCTGGCGCGAGGGAAGCTGCGAAAGGTCATCTACCTCGAGGCGGGGCGCGCGATCTATGTCGATTCCAACCTGCGCCATGAGGCCCTGGGCGCTTACCTCGTCGAGAGCGGGCTGTTGACAGAGGCCCAGCTCGAACAGGGGCTGCGCGTGGCGCGACACGAGAAATCTCGTTTGGGAGAGGCGCTCGTCAAGCTGGGCGCGATCGACACCGCGGCGCTCGACCGGGCGCTCGCCGCCCAGGTGCAGGTCAAGCTGGCGGGCGCGCTGCGCTGGGACGCTGGACAGATCAGCTTTGCGCCAGGCGCCAGCGCCCTCGCGGGCATCCCGCGCTATCCGGTCGAGCCCGTGCCCTGGGTCCTCGCCGCGCTCGAGCGGCTGCTCTCGGTCGAAGAGGCCGGAGGCCAAGTCGAGGCGCTGGCGGACGACACGATCCAGCTCACGGAGTCGGGTCACGCTCAGGTCGGGGCGCTCGTCGCGGCCTATGGCAAGCCAGTGGTGGACGTCGCGAGCGGTCAGCGTCCACTGCGCCACTTCCTCGAGGCCGTCGGCGACCGCGAGCGATGGGTTGTCCGCGTGGCGGCACTGCTGCGCAGTGGCCTGGTGGAGCCGCGGGAGGCGCCGACTGCCGCGCCCGAAACGACCATGCTGACGCAGGCCGCTGCGGCGGAGGCCGCGCCGGAAACTGCCCTGGGCGAGGCCGTCGTGCCAGCCGCCGTTATGCCAGCCGCCGTTATGCCAGCCGCCGTTATGCCAGCCGCCGTTGTGCCAGCCGCCGCTGTGCCAGCCGCTGGGGCTCCGCGCGCGCTGGCGATCGTCGAAGCACCCCCGGTGATCCCCGACGCCCTTGGCGCGGAGCTGCTCTATCGCGAGGCGCTGACGGCGCTGAGCGCTGGCGACGCCGGTAGGGCAGTGGCCACCCTGCGGCGCGCCGTTTTGGCTGACCCCAGCCAGCCCGACTACCATGCGCTGCTCGGCTGGGCGCTCTTCGTGGATGCGGGCGCGGATGGCGCGGCCGCGGCCCAAGCGGCCGAGGCGCTGGCCCAGGCCTTTGCCCTGCACCCGGCGGCGGTGTTGGCCCATGAGCTGGCGGCACGGGTCGCCGACTGCCTGGGCGACCGGCGCCGGGCCGCAGAACACCTTGCGATCGCGCTGAAGCACGCACCCTTGCGGCTGGACCTGCTTAGCCGTGCGCGCGAGGTTCTGACCGCGCTGGGCGATTTTGCTGCGCTGGAGCGACTTTATCGCAAGGTGCTGGGCGCCGTGCGCGAGGGCAGCGGCATCGATGTGGTGGGCTTGTGGGTCGAGCTCGCGTTCATTTATCGCGATGGACTC
The Pseudomonadota bacterium DNA segment above includes these coding regions:
- a CDS encoding DUF4292 domain-containing protein; amino-acid sequence: MAWLLVLLHLGGCLPLGRPYPAPPATEILRALEQRALGLRTVRAEARVLWESAGEALKTTLRLLAAPVGRLRFDLISPFDNTLATWICRDGRFALRDARTNRHYFGPASPCNLARIIGVALEPAALQRVLAGSTPVIAHQRRTLRWSSRAAREELTLYGATLTQTIALRRNRNDWDVEQSSIFDSRGRLLLRLSFAEPQEQDGLRLPALIKVEQPPRGTTVALSFRAREANLVLPARAFELPAARGLPSEEVRCTSAASPGAPAPARRSAAHQQAGQDH
- a CDS encoding response regulator codes for the protein MSLRVLIVDDEPVQREALRSYLLRARALAAFALQIDEAADGAAGLACFRASPFDVVIVDLLLPKLDGAALCRALRREPKGADAVVLAISGVYRDAPTSRRLWDDAQVELLSKPLDFDRFAGRLLALLGRRKESDPEGARRWLRPSAQAEALPAPGPAAGEPLAMVAAPTPLPTAADPTLPAARAEPAPAPVAQSVLVSRSPAAGRATAIVLGRAWSGELGAVELSAVLVTAAEQRATGVLTLARGKLRKVIYLEAGRAIYVDSNLRHEALGAYLVESGLLTEAQLEQGLRVARHEKSRLGEALVKLGAIDTAALDRALAAQVQVKLAGALRWDAGQISFAPGASALAGIPRYPVEPVPWVLAALERLLSVEEAGGQVEALADDTIQLTESGHAQVGALVAAYGKPVVDVASGQRPLRHFLEAVGDRERWVVRVAALLRSGLVEPREAPTAAPETTMLTQAAAAEAAPETALGEAVVPAAVMPAAVMPAAVMPAAVVPAAAVPAAGAPRALAIVEAPPVIPDALGAELLYREALTALSAGDAGRAVATLRRAVLADPSQPDYHALLGWALFVDAGADGAAAAQAAEALAQAFALHPAAVLAHELAARVADCLGDRRRAAEHLAIALKHAPLRLDLLSRAREVLTALGDFAALERLYRKVLGAVREGSGIDVVGLWVELAFIYRDGLGRVDNARVALGVAERLAADDPRVHQARRVFGPGS